The segment CACGATTCTCGGTCTGAACTCGGGCCGGACCGTTGCCATCAGCTTGGCAAGCAGTCCAAGACCGGCGTGTTGGTTGTTCAGTGCGGGGGAGCTCACCAGCTAACCTCTTTTCCGGTCAGCAGCCCTGCCTTCTCAAGGGCCCGGCGGGCGTCCTCGACACTGAGGTGGCCGTAGACGTCGATGGTGGTCGCTACCGATGCGTGGCCAAGCAGGCTGCTGATCACCTCGATGGGCGTTCCGGCCCGTAGCAATCGGGTGGCATAGGTGTGGCGGAACCAGTGCGGGTCAAAATCCACCCCCGTATTTCGCCGCAAGCGTTGCACCAGGTCATAGACTCCCGCGTAGCTCATCGGCCGTCCGCGGGCGCCCGCCCACAGATTCACGAACACATAGTCGCTGTCGAGATCGCCGTATTCCTCATGGAGGTAATCGCCGTAGAGCCGCACAACATCCGCGCCAATCGGTATCGTGCGCGGCGAAATGGACTTCGCCCGTGCCCGGTTGGCGTTCACCCGTCGGCGGATCGTCAGCTCGCCCTCGGCGACTGCAATGTCCTCGTGCCGCAGCCCGAGCGCTTCGCCAATGCGGATTCCCGACTCCCACAGCAGGACGAACAGGAACCGGTCCCGCAGCCGCGTGCACGCATCCAGCACTGCCTGGGCCTTCGCCGCAGGCAGTACCGTGGGCAACCTCTTGGGCTCACGCAGTTTCACGATCCGGCGCCGCTGCGGCCTGTCCCCGGCAAGGTGGGCAAGGAACGGTCTCCACCCCGTTCTTCGATGCCGGACAGTTTCGAACTCGGTGACAAGGTCGCCCAGCGGGACCCCATGACGGGAGTGGAACACGTAGAGGCCGCTGACCGCCGCGAGCTTGCGGTTCACCGTGCCCGGCCCACAATAATGGGAAGCCGACGGCAATAACGTCACGTCAGCGGCGCGCCCGGCAGGCGGAAGCCGCAGCCAGGCCACGAACTCGCCCACGTTCTCCAGCCTCACCTGACGCCAATCAAGATCGCGGTACCTGAGAAAGACGAACCAGTCCTTGAGATCATGCGCATACGCCTTGAGCGTGTTCGGTGACCGCTCGACGTCGGTCAGGTAAGCCAGGAACCGCTCCACCGGCTCGATGACACCATGATCATCAAGCACAGTCCACGACTCAAGCGGCGAACCGGACACCATAACTCGTTGAACCTGCATTAACCCTCCCGCGATCCCGTGTGATGGACAGCTTCAGATAAGCACCTCCATCACGCGGAATTGCACGGTTACCGGCCTCGTGCTGCACGTCAAGGACACCACGTTTCCGGCCCCAGATAAATTGCACGAATCTAGGATCCCATCCGCCCTCCAGAAGGTGCGTTGCGTAGGAGCGTCGCAGTGAGTGCAGATCCAGGCCATCCAGCGGCAGTCCCAGCTCGTCCAGGTAACGCCGGAGCCGGCGCAGCAGGGTGGATTCGCAGATCAGACCGCCGCGTTCGCTGGGGAACAGGTCCAGCGTTTCAAGCGTTCCCCGCCCGTTGGCGAGCCAGTCCTCGATGACCCCGGCCGTCCAGTCGAAGACCGTCAGGACGCTGCGGGGTTTGTGCGGGGAGCCCTTGCGTGACTTGCCGAAGCGGACCTTGCAGAGGCCTGTTTTTCCGAACCTTCGCGCTTGCGGGTTGGTCGCGAAATCGATGGTCTGCAGGTGCCGGAGTTCGTTGAACCTGAGCCCGTACGAGTAGGTGATTTTCAGCATGACCGCGTCGCGGTAGGCTGCTTTCCAGCCCTTCTTGCCTGAGGCCGCTTTGAGTTCGACCTGGTCATCCGCGTGGTCGAACAGCATCTGCAGTTCAGCCTTGGTGAACGGCCGCTTCGAAGGACGCCCTTCGTACTCTTGAGTGTGCGCAGCGGTGTTCCAGTCAAAGAAGACCTGGGACGGGTGCGTGCCAAAACGCTCCTCACAGACCTGGTCCCAGCCATAGTCGGGGTTGGATACGTAGGACGTGAACCGGCGGAGGGCGGACTGGTAACCGCGGATCGTGGAGTGCTTCAGTTGATGGATCGAGCGCAGGTCACCGAAATACTCCTCGACATGGGCCGGTGACCAGTTCCACGGGAACTCGTTCACATGGTTCACGAACCTTCGGACACATCCGATGCCCTTATCAATCGTGTCGAACTGAAGGTTCCTGGAGAGCTGCTGGTTGCGCCAGCCCGTAAGCATGTCCTCGAGCGTCTGTTCCTCGGGATGCAGCAGCCGAACAGCACTCAGTTGCAGCACGCGCCCGGACCCATCGACCGCCATTTTCGCCTCCAAATCACGCCAGAATCATGTTCATAATTTGAATCAATGATTCATCAAACGCATCATCACGACAAAACCGCAGGTCAGAGGCGCGTCTCACGCCGTCACAGACAACCACACGCGGCCTTCTGGATCGTCCGGGAAGCTGCCCGTCAGGGTTGCGGGGGTGCAAGAATCCGCGAAATCCCGGGGTGAGTGAGCCCGTCCCGGCTGTCCTGTCTCATCCAACGTGATGCACGGAGCGTCCAGATTACGCGGGTGCGTCAACTGTAGTGAGACAGATTCTCCCGATTTGTCTCACTACAGTTGACGCAGATTGGAGAATCTCAATGCGTACCAGGGTTCAAGTTCAGTGCCTTGGCGGAGCATTCTTCAGCTTCGGTCGACGTGCCTAAGGGGAACTGGAACCTTGATGGGCTTTTATGATCGATTCCGTCTACTCTTGCGGCATGCAAAGTTCACATCCTGCACGCGGCCTCGGCGCTGAGAACCTAGGTCGCGTTCCACCCGTCCGGGATCTCATCTGCTCCGGCGGGCGCGATGAGTGATCTTGCGGCGGTCCTTGGTCGTATCGAGCTTGGCTTGAACGCTCTGGGGAGACAGGCAGTGTTAGAGAAATTGCTTCCGGGTAAAACTGGGTCCCGGGTCAGGGACTGCATCAATTCAGTTGCCCTGCCTTCCAATGCCCAGGTCGAGTCGCTGTTCGGGTGGCGCAACGGAACGAACACACAATCCGTGACGTCGCTTGATGACATTCATGTCTTCCCTGGCTTCTACTTCCTTTCGATTGAAGATGCGACAGCCAACTACCGAGCTTTCCGCAATGATGATCGTTGGAGTCATGGATGGCTGCCCCTGTTTGCAAACGGAGGGGGCGACTTTTACGTGGTTGACCTCGCAAGTGATTGCCCAGGATCCGTTCGGCATTTCCGGATTGACGAGGACGAACATCCTCTCGAGTTCGAATCGATCGCGGCAATGGCAACCACAATGGCTGCAGCCTTTGAAAGAGGCACCTTCTTCGTCGACTCTGACGGCTACCTCGAAATGGACGACATCGCTTTTGCCGCGTTGGCCGCGGAACTAAACCCGCTTGTTCCTTGGTGGAACGAGACCATTCAAGGCTAGGTAACGATCAAGTACGGTGTGACGGTCTCCGGGCCCAAGGTCCATCATGGCTTGGGCGGGCTGATGGTGTCGGGTCCGCGGAATCCGGGTAGCCAGTCTGTGTCCATCCAGTGCCGTAGGGGGTCTGAGGCTCCGCGGGGGTGCCAGCCGTCAGTGAGTTCAATGCTGATGCGGTCCAGGAATTGGTCGGGGTGGCGCGAGTGGGCTATTTCGTCCCAGTGTGGTGAGCTGATCGCGGCGGTGAGGGTGACGATGGCGGGGTAAAGCGAGGCGGCTACGATGGCGTGGCTGTTGGCGTGCCGGGGCTGATCGGCTGCCAGTTCGTCGTAAATTCCGGTAGTGGCAGGGAAGTGATGTAACTGGTCGTACCAGGTCCAGTTGATGACGCGGGCGACGTGGAAGGCTTTGCGGACTGTGGAGCGCCCGTGGCTGGTGATGAGGTTTTTGTGGTGGTGCCAGGCGGCGGTGATCTCCGGGGCCGCACGGATGGAGAACTGGTCCGTGAAACCGGCGACGCCCTCGCCGGTCCAGAGTCCATGACGCGGGCAGATGACCATTTCGTGGGTGGTGTAGATCTGCACGTACCGGCCGGCGCCGTGGGCAAGTGCGCAGCGGTGGCAAGCGGCAGTGTGGGTTGTGCGGATGGGGCGTCCGGCCAGTTTCTGCCGCAGTGACGGGGCGGGGTCGTGCTGGCCAAGCTGCGGCATAGCGAGGACCAGAACGGCGGGGTCGTTGTTCGCCAAGACGGCAAGAGTTTCGAGCCATGGCCGGCGGCTGCTCTTCAGGAGCGTTCTGAGCTGTCGGGGCTGGAGGGAGTTGGCAGTTCCGAGCCGCCGGATAATGGAGGGAGTGGTCTCGTCTTTGTAGACGCGGACCGGGCGTGGCAGCGGCCGCGAAGGGATCCGCACTGCGGCGGTTGTCATCGTGGGGCTGCAGTGGTCGTGGCCGGTCGTGGTGCGAGGGATTCGGCTGCGTGGTCGATGCTGGTCTCGTTCAGCAGTTCGCGGTCGATTTTCTCGGTGCCGGTGAGGATGGCCATGATGGCGGCTTGGCGGATCAGGTGGGAGAGGCTACTGATGCTGCCGCCGGTGCGGTAGTGCAGATGCTGGGCCTGGGCGGTGAGGGTGCCGGGTTCGTGGTGGTGCAGGCGCAGGCCGTTTTCGAGGGTGGCGACCAGGGCTTCCCATTCTTCGGTGAACGGGAACGGGCCGGTGGTTTTGAGAACGGAGCGGGCGGAGATCTGCCGTCCGCGGAGCCCGGTGAACAGGCCGGAGTTTTCGACGTTGATGCCGGCGTAGACGAAGGTGGCTGGCATGTGTTCGGTGAAGTATTTGAGGTGGTCTGACATGTCTTCGCCGGCGCTGGTGGCCAGGTTGAGGTTGTGGATCTCGTCGATTTTACCGACCGCAGGAGCTCGTGAAGCGGCTCTGAACTGCGACGATACATAGACTACATGTCCGCGACGGCGAGTTGGGGCCATTGCTGCAGCGTGTCGGGGTGGTCTCGGTGTTGGCAATGTGGTGCCGGCCCGGTGACCAGGGATTTCCTGGGCGCCGGGCCGGACGGAGCGGGACGGTCTGGATTTTCAGCTGCCCGCGATCTGGGCTTCGAGATCGGCGACGCGCCGGTCCTGGAAGCGCAGGTTCGAGCGGGCGGCCTTGAGCCGCTCGTCGAGAGCGCGGTTCTCGGCGGTCAACTGGCGGACGCGCTGTTTGAGGGTGGTGTTCTCGGTGGTGATCCGCTGGACGGCTTCCTCGGTCCATTCGGCCTGCAGGTCACGGATCTGGCCGAGGAGTTCACCGATGCGGGTGCGCTGGGTGAGGATCTCGGCCTGGGCGGCTTTGAGACCGTCTTCGGCGTTCAGGGCGCGTTCGCGCCAGGTCAGCTCGCGTTCGCTGTCCTGGTCGGCGAGCATCCGGGGCCGGTGTTCACCGGCCTCGGCCATCGCCGTTGCGATAGCGGTTCTGGCCTCGAAGTTGTCGTAGAGGAAGGTGCGCGAGACATCCGCCCGGCGGGCGACGGCGGCAACGCTGACCCGGGCCTTTTCGCGCCGGAGCCGGGCGATGGCCTGATGGACCCGCTCAAGGGCGGTTTCGGTCTTGCGGCGGCGGGCGGCCTGGGCCGCCGCCGTGCGGGGCTCAGGGACGGCAGCGGTGTTCATGCGACGTCCTCTTCGGGGCTGATGTCCTCGATGGTGGACGTATCGCTGTATCCGCTGTACTCGCTCTCCTCGTCGTTGCCCGCGTCGGCGAGGTCGGTGGCGCGGAAGGCGGTGGACCACACGCGGTGAAAGTAGTCCTGGGGTTTGCGCAGGTCCAGGGCCAGGGCGTCCTCGAGGAGACCGAGGCCGGCCAGGGCCTTCTCCAGGCCATCGATGGCACGGGCGGTGGGCTCGAAGTGCCGGTGGAGATAGTCGGCGGTGGCGTCGTCCGGGGCGCCTTCGGCCAGCAGCCGCCACTGCTCGCGCTTGCGGCGCCAATAGAGGAGGTCGGCGCCTGAGAGGACGAACTTGTCGCAGTTATGGCAGTCCAGGTTCCAGGGGCAGGCGCCGCCGGAGACGACGGGCTGGAAGGTGCAGAACCCGCCCTCGGCCGGAGTGCTGCGGCGCGACAGGTCGATCGCCAGGGCCTGGGCCTGCTGGCGGGTGAGCGGGGCTGCGTCCCCGGCCAGGAGCTCGCCGGGTTGGGCCGTGCCGGGGCCGGCGACCCAGACGTGCTGAAGCACGTTCTCCAGGTCGGAGCTGGTCAGGTGGACGTAGTGCTCCGCCATCCGGTCACTGACCTGTCCGAGGTATCGGCGGATGTGGGTCAGGGTCGCGCCGTGGCGCAGCAGGTTGGTGGCCAGGGTATGGCGCGCCTGGTGGGGGACGTAGTGGCCGAGGTCCATGGCGTCCACCCAGGGACGGAACCGGCTGTAGAACCACTGGTGGGTCAGCGAAGCCGTCCCGTCGTGGCTGCGGTAGGTCGTGGGAAACAGGGCCAGTCCGGCCCGTTGGGCTCCGGTCGGCCGGTGGCCGTAGCGGGCGGTGAAGCGGTCCAGGGTCTTGCGCTGGCGTTCGGCAAGGATCCCGTAGAGGCGTTCGGGTATGCGGATCGCGACATCGTAGTTGCCGACCTTGGTCTGGTCATGCCAGAACATCGCCAGGCCGCCGTAGCGGCCGATGCAGTCCCACCGCACCTTGATTACCTCCCCGATGCGGCGGCCGGTGATGACGGTGGTCTCCCAGATGTCGCGGGCGCCGTTGTCGCTGGCGTCGTGGGTTGCGGCCAGTTCGGCAAGATTCGCCTCGTCTGCCAGGGCCCGGGCGACCTCGTCGGGGAAGGGCCGACGCGCGGTCCGGCCGGTGGCGGCGCCGGCACTCGGAAACGCGATGATGAACTCCCGGTCCAGGCCCAGCCGTTCGACGGCGCCGCTGTCCAGGGCCCCGCGCATCAGTTTGCGGACGGCGTTGAACACCACCGACCGGGTGACGGTGGTGACGATGCTCGCGGTCCCGTCCATCCGTTTGACGGCCAGCGAGGGGAGCCCATCGCGTTCGCGGTGGCGTTGGTCGGCGACGAACCTTTGGGCGTGCTCTTCCCGCAGGGCCGCCGGGTCGTGGCCACCGCCAGGGGCGTCGACTTCCAGGAAGGTTCCCAGCTCGACGGCTGCCCGGCGCAGGTTGTCGACCGGGCCGGCCGAGCGCGGGCAGCGCGGGGACCGGAGCAGGTCCGCCAGGTGGTCCCACGTCAGATCCCGCAGCCAGCGCTGCGGGATGCCGGTCAGGTCGAGGTGGCTCAACCGGTGCGGGAACAGCACCCCGAAGTGCTCGGTCTCCAGGAACCCGGCGTCCCTGGCCTGCTCAGGGGTGAAGTAGACCAGGCGCAGCTCGTGCAGGATCTCCTTGGCGATCGCGGCGGAACCGCTGTCCACGCGCTCGAAGTCGAAGTCGACCAGCGAGTCCACCTCGAGTCTGCGGCAGGTGGTCACCAGCGACCGGATCCGGACCAGGTCCCAGCGGCTGGGCCGGGTCCGGCGGGTGTGGACGGACAGCCCCCACTGGATCTCGGCGCGCACCAGGGGCCGCAGCCCGCGAAGATTGATCTGCCCCGGCCACGGCTGGGCGATAACGGCAGCGCACCAGTCTTGGAACGCGGCCTGGTCGCCGTACCCGATCGGCACCGTCTTTCCGAACCTCTCGTATTGCTGCCACCAGTTGTGCGGCATCGCGGCGTCCCCGGGCCGGCCGTCACGGCGGTAGCGGCTGCCGTGCCACGCGCACAGCCCCAGCGGGGAGTCTGCCAGATTCGGGCAGACGACCGCACCGCAGCGCCCGTAGCCGGGGCACGCCGGTTCGCCGCTGACCCAGGCAGCGAAGGAGCCGCTGTCCTCTCCCTCGCCCTTGCGTGCGGCCCAGCGGCTCACATGGCGCTGGCACAGCCCCAGGTCATTGCCGGCTGCAGGGCGCTCAGGGCAGATCCGGCAGATGGCCTCTTCCGCTCCGGCGCGCCGGTCCAGGCCCTGGGCGGCGGACACGAAGGCGGCCCTGCCCACGCCGTGCCCGCTGTCACGGGTCCACTGACGCTGATGCTCCGAGCACAGGTCCGACCCGCCCGTGCGGGTGCGTTCGCATCCCTGGACCACGCACTCCCACCGGTAGATCGCGTGGCCACGCGGGATCGCGATGACCTCCGGGCGGAAGATCGGGTCGAACGACGGCCCGCTGATCAGCGCGGTCAGGATCTCCAGCCGGTCCCGGCCGACCCGGTCCGGACGCCCGGCGAACAACGGCCGAAGGTACTCCTGCCGCCGCATCACGCCTCACCCCAGACCGCGCGCAGTGCGGCGTCGAACGCCGGGTCGTGGACGTCGACGTGCCCGTAGACCTCATCGACCATCGCCGCCGACGCCCAACCGCCCGCGTCACGGGCGATCAGCAGGTTGCCGTCCGCGGCGTCAAGAACCGCTGAAGCAAACGTGTGCCGGAAGGCATGAGGTTTCACGAGCCCCAGACCGGCGCGTTTCCCGGCCCGGCCGAGCATCCGCCGGGCCCCGACCGGGGACCACGGCTGACCGGTATCGGTGCCATGCAGCTGGACCAGGAGCATGCCGTGGCCGGCGCCGGCCGGGTACTCGGTGATGACGTACTCGAAGTAGGCGTGCACCATCGCCGGACTGACCCGCTTGATCAGCCCGCCGGTCACAATGCCGTGCTCGACCCGCCAGGGATGCTTGGTCTTCGCCTCGGCCCGGTTCGGGTTTCCCGGACGGTGGCAGACGTGCAGGTGCGGGGCGCGACACTCGCCGCACCCCGCGTTCTCCCGCAGGTGCAGGTCGACCATGTGCAGCCCGCACAATTCACCGATCCGCAGGCCACCGTCCGCGAGCCAGGTCACCACCAGCCGGTCCCGGGCCGCATTCACGGCGGCCAGCAGCTTCCCTCTTGCGCCGTCCGGGAGCATCTTCGGATGCCGGCGGTGCGGCCCCGAGGGCGCGAGCTGGTTGGCCGGCAGCGTGGACTTCACGTGCCCGAGGAAGGACCGGCGCCGGTCCGCCCGCGACGGCAGCCGGGACGTGTCGAGCTTCCTGCCGAGCTCCCCGTTGATGCCGAGGGAGGACTGGTGCAGGTAGAAGCCCTTCAGACAGGCCGCCGCAGTAGACAGGGCCGAGCGTCCGTAGGGGCGCTTGCCGACCCTCCACGGTTCGCCGAGCGGCATGCGGACCTCGGCGCCGACGATGCCCATGTAGCGCTCAAGGTCCCGCAGCCGGACCTTGTCCAAGGCCAGGCATTCGCGCTCCAGCCACCGCAGGTGGTCCACCAGGTAGTACGCGTACGTCTTCTGCGTCCCCGAACCGTCATGCCGCCGCAGGAACCGGTCCGCCTCCTCATGGACTGTCCCCTCGGGCCACACGATCGTCCACGACCGCTGCCCGTCCTTCCGATTGATCTGCTGGACCCTCAGGTCCCCGACCACCACACGCTGTACCACTTCGTCCTCCAAACCGACACCAGAACATGACGAACGTCCCGGTCCCGGTCGGTAAACGGGCCCGTGACGATCGGATCACAGGCTCGAACGGACATCACGAACAACACAAATCACGGTCGGTAAAGTCCACGATGACGAGGTCTGTCTTTGCGTCTGTGAGGACCTGGCAGACGGCGTCGGCGATGTCGGTGACGTTCTGGCGGGGGCGTTGGGGCAGTCCGAGGAAGTTGGCGAATTCGCTGGCCAGTTTCCGGGGCGAGCCTTTGGGTGGCGTGGTGATGTAGACGACGGGGATGCGGTCCTGTCTGGGGTACTTCCGCTTGATCAATAGCTCATGCGTTTTGCCGAGGAGTTTGATGGCGGTGGTTTTGCCGGAGGCCCAGGGGCCGGAGACTACCAGTCCGCGCCGGGCGCTGATCTCACGCTGGTTGAGCATCATCAACAGCCGGCCCTGGTTCGTGATGGAGCGCACGGTTGAGGTTTCCACGATGACCAGTTCGGAGTGGTAGCTGATACGTTGCTCGTCGTAGCGTTCACGCTCGATGGCACTCATAGCCGCCAGTACCGCCGGGTCGGGCGGATCCATCTCGGGCGCGACTGAACTGACGAAGCTCCGCCAGCCCTGCAAAGTCGTGGTTGGCGCGCGGCTGGCGCTGGGAAGTTCTGCTGTTTCTACCACCATTCGTCGGCCTTTTCCTGGGGGTTGTATATCTTCAGCGGAATGACCTTCGCCAGCTGCGGGGTATCCGCTTCTCGTTCCGTGGCTGGTCCGGTCACTGGGTCCGGCGTCGGGGGCTTTTCCAGAGCAGGCTGAACGGTGTGTGGCCGCGGACGTTGGGCCACCACGGCAGCAGTATTGCGGGCGGCGGCCCGCTGGTCTTTCCTGTTCCTCGCCCGCGGTTTGGCCGGGGGTGAGGCTTTGTCGAGGATGCTGTCCACCGCAGCCTTGATGGTTTCCTCTGAGGGGTTCGTGATGCCGCGTTGCCCGACGATCTGGCGTCCGTAGTCCCAGATGTCGTCCCCGAAGGGTTGGGGAGAGGCGGACAGGTGTCGCCAGTAAGCGGTGATCCAGCCGCCGTCGTGGTGGTTGCGGATCCAGACACAACCGGCGTCATAGGGGTCGTATCTGACCTCCCATAGGTCCTTGAGCGCTTTCATCCCGGATTTCTGGCCGCGGTAAGGATTCAAATCGGCGGTGTCGTAGACCCGGTGGCGGATTTTGACACCATAGCTGTTGATCACCCGTGTTTCGGCGGGCAGGAGTTCCAGATAGTCCTCGGCGCCGAGCGGTACCGGGATATAGCCGCTGACCGCAAGAAGGGCCGCGTATTTCTCGTTCGGCGTCAGTACCCGGGAGGGTGTGAAGGGGTCCCGGAGCCCGTCGTGGGGGCGGTTTTGCCAGCCGGTGACGATCCATTCATCGAGAAGGTCCTGGATCTCCAGCAAGGAGAACACGGCCTGGTGCTCGGCGTTCTTGCCGCGTCGTTCGACGGAGGAACCCAGGTAGCCGGTGACGTATTGGGCGAAGAGTGTGCCGATGGACTGCAGGGTGCGTTCAATGACTGGCTTGTCGGTGGGCGTGTCGGGGTGTGCTGGCTGCAGGCTGATGCCCTGGCTGCGGCACGCGCTCTTGAAGGTGTTGGAGAGGTAGGCCTTGCCGTGGTCACAGACAATGGTTTCCGGAACGATAATCGGTTTCGCGGCGGCGTACTCGAGTCGTTCGTCGATGGATTTCATCGACCGGTAGGGCAGGGCGGAAGCGGCCATGGATGCCGCTTGGGCCCAACCAGGCCGCATCAGCTCGGGGGTCAGGCACCGCGCGAGCAGCAGGGCCGCGTCAACAGCCTTCGTTGCCGGGCGCACGACCGCTGCCGGGATGCTGCGAGTTGCGATGTCGACCATTGCGGTCAGTTCGACGCGGCCGATGACGCCGTCGTCGAGTTCGACGGCGATGTCCAGGGGAGTGGAGTCAATCTGCATCAATTCCCCGGGCCTGACCGGGTAGACGGCGCCGAAAGGTCCTTCCGGTTGCTGGGCAAGTGTGCGCCGGGTCCGGGCTGACCCGGTTGCGTGGCGCCCCTCGGCAAGCCTGCCGATGAGGCGGTGGAATGTGGCCCTCGACGGCAGAGGGACAACGTCCGGCCCGTGATCGGCTTCGAGTTGCTTGCGTACTTGGCGCATCAAACGGTCCGTGGTTCCTGATGACTGATGGGTGTTGCCTTCCAGCACTGAGAGGATGGCATCGACCACCCGCTGGTCCGTCCGGCCTGCCAGGGGCGTTTGGCGGATGAGCCGCCGGTCAACGAGCCCGAGGATGCCCCTTTTCTCGTAGGCATGGCGCAACCGCTGCAGCGAGCCGATGCTCATGGTTTCGCCCAATTCGTGAAGCTCCGCCAATTTGGCCTGTTCGCGTTGCCGCAAGGATGTGAGTTCGACGTCGAAGGTCCTTCTGGCGGTCTGGCCCGGATCGGCATTGCAGGGGATGCCCTCCAGGACTTCGGTCATGTGGCTTTCCATCCACCGCGCTCTTGCCTGCACGTCGGAAGGGAGCGATTCGAACAGCGGTGACGGGCCTGCGATCCGCCGCCGCGTTGGCTGAGTTCCCACGATCCTGAAGGTCTTGTCTGCCAGGAGTGATCCGACTTTGATCGCGACAGGTGCCTCGCCGGCAACGGCAAGCATGGCGACCTCACCGTCAAGAGCAGTTAGCCGGTAGATGACCCCTCGGAGCTCAACGTCATCACCGAGGGTCAATACGGCCCGCCCGCCCATCACGGTGCTTCGCCGTTCAGCCAGACCATCGTGCCCTGATGGAGGACCCGGGCGCAGATGTCAGTGCCGATGCGATGGGTCCAGAGAAGGTGGAACAACGGTGCAAGGATCGTGACAGGGTCACCGGTTGCAGCAGCCAGGCTACGTATTGACATCGGGCCGTCGGCGGCGAGCCTGTCCAGGAGCTT is part of the Arthrobacter methylotrophus genome and harbors:
- a CDS encoding TniQ family protein: MTTAAVRIPSRPLPRPVRVYKDETTPSIIRRLGTANSLQPRQLRTLLKSSRRPWLETLAVLANNDPAVLVLAMPQLGQHDPAPSLRQKLAGRPIRTTHTAACHRCALAHGAGRYVQIYTTHEMVICPRHGLWTGEGVAGFTDQFSIRAAPEITAAWHHHKNLITSHGRSTVRKAFHVARVINWTWYDQLHHFPATTGIYDELAADQPRHANSHAIVAASLYPAIVTLTAAISSPHWDEIAHSRHPDQFLDRISIELTDGWHPRGASDPLRHWMDTDWLPGFRGPDTISPPKP
- a CDS encoding site-specific integrase codes for the protein MTTCRRLEVDSLVDFDFERVDSGSAAIAKEILHELRLVYFTPEQARDAGFLETEHFGVLFPHRLSHLDLTGIPQRWLRDLTWDHLADLLRSPRCPRSAGPVDNLRRAAVELGTFLEVDAPGGGHDPAALREEHAQRFVADQRHRERDGLPSLAVKRMDGTASIVTTVTRSVVFNAVRKLMRGALDSGAVERLGLDREFIIAFPSAGAATGRTARRPFPDEVARALADEANLAELAATHDASDNGARDIWETTVITGRRIGEVIKVRWDCIGRYGGLAMFWHDQTKVGNYDVAIRIPERLYGILAERQRKTLDRFTARYGHRPTGAQRAGLALFPTTYRSHDGTASLTHQWFYSRFRPWVDAMDLGHYVPHQARHTLATNLLRHGATLTHIRRYLGQVSDRMAEHYVHLTSSDLENVLQHVWVAGPGTAQPGELLAGDAAPLTRQQAQALAIDLSRRSTPAEGGFCTFQPVVSGGACPWNLDCHNCDKFVLSGADLLYWRRKREQWRLLAEGAPDDATADYLHRHFEPTARAIDGLEKALAGLGLLEDALALDLRKPQDYFHRVWSTAFRATDLADAGNDEESEYSGYSDTSTIEDISPEEDVA
- a CDS encoding TniB family NTP-binding protein, whose translation is MVVETAELPSASRAPTTTLQGWRSFVSSVAPEMDPPDPAVLAAMSAIERERYDEQRISYHSELVIVETSTVRSITNQGRLLMMLNQREISARRGLVVSGPWASGKTTAIKLLGKTHELLIKRKYPRQDRIPVVYITTPPKGSPRKLASEFANFLGLPQRPRQNVTDIADAVCQVLTDAKTDLVIVDFTDRDLCCS
- a CDS encoding tyrosine-type recombinase/integrase, with the translated sequence MQVQRVMVSGSPLESWTVLDDHGVIEPVERFLAYLTDVERSPNTLKAYAHDLKDWFVFLRYRDLDWRQVRLENVGEFVAWLRLPPAGRAADVTLLPSASHYCGPGTVNRKLAAVSGLYVFHSRHGVPLGDLVTEFETVRHRRTGWRPFLAHLAGDRPQRRRIVKLREPKRLPTVLPAAKAQAVLDACTRLRDRFLFVLLWESGIRIGEALGLRHEDIAVAEGELTIRRRVNANRARAKSISPRTIPIGADVVRLYGDYLHEEYGDLDSDYVFVNLWAGARGRPMSYAGVYDLVQRLRRNTGVDFDPHWFRHTYATRLLRAGTPIEVISSLLGHASVATTIDVYGHLSVEDARRALEKAGLLTGKEVSW
- a CDS encoding tyrosine-type recombinase/integrase, whose translation is MAVDGSGRVLQLSAVRLLHPEEQTLEDMLTGWRNQQLSRNLQFDTIDKGIGCVRRFVNHVNEFPWNWSPAHVEEYFGDLRSIHQLKHSTIRGYQSALRRFTSYVSNPDYGWDQVCEERFGTHPSQVFFDWNTAAHTQEYEGRPSKRPFTKAELQMLFDHADDQVELKAASGKKGWKAAYRDAVMLKITYSYGLRFNELRHLQTIDFATNPQARRFGKTGLCKVRFGKSRKGSPHKPRSVLTVFDWTAGVIEDWLANGRGTLETLDLFPSERGGLICESTLLRRLRRYLDELGLPLDGLDLHSLRRSYATHLLEGGWDPRFVQFIWGRKRGVLDVQHEAGNRAIPRDGGAYLKLSITRDRGRVNAGSTSYGVRFAA
- a CDS encoding SMI1/KNR4 family protein translates to MLEKLLPGKTGSRVRDCINSVALPSNAQVESLFGWRNGTNTQSVTSLDDIHVFPGFYFLSIEDATANYRAFRNDDRWSHGWLPLFANGGGDFYVVDLASDCPGSVRHFRIDEDEHPLEFESIAAMATTMAAAFERGTFFVDSDGYLEMDDIAFAALAAELNPLVPWWNETIQG
- a CDS encoding DUF6262 family protein; this encodes MNTAAVPEPRTAAAQAARRRKTETALERVHQAIARLRREKARVSVAAVARRADVSRTFLYDNFEARTAIATAMAEAGEHRPRMLADQDSERELTWRERALNAEDGLKAAQAEILTQRTRIGELLGQIRDLQAEWTEEAVQRITTENTTLKQRVRQLTAENRALDERLKAARSNLRFQDRRVADLEAQIAGS
- a CDS encoding tyrosine-type recombinase/integrase, which encodes MVQRVVVGDLRVQQINRKDGQRSWTIVWPEGTVHEEADRFLRRHDGSGTQKTYAYYLVDHLRWLERECLALDKVRLRDLERYMGIVGAEVRMPLGEPWRVGKRPYGRSALSTAAACLKGFYLHQSSLGINGELGRKLDTSRLPSRADRRRSFLGHVKSTLPANQLAPSGPHRRHPKMLPDGARGKLLAAVNAARDRLVVTWLADGGLRIGELCGLHMVDLHLRENAGCGECRAPHLHVCHRPGNPNRAEAKTKHPWRVEHGIVTGGLIKRVSPAMVHAYFEYVITEYPAGAGHGMLLVQLHGTDTGQPWSPVGARRMLGRAGKRAGLGLVKPHAFRHTFASAVLDAADGNLLIARDAGGWASAAMVDEVYGHVDVHDPAFDAALRAVWGEA